In Eubacteriales bacterium mix99, the DNA window TGATATTCTTCGAAAAAAGGCAAAAGAAGTGACAAAAGCCGATGACAGGGTGCGGTTACTGATCTCGGACATGATTGATACCATGTATCACGCGGATGGAGTTGGCCTGGCCGCCCCCCAGGTCGGAATATTGAAGCGGATTGTGGTGATTGACGTGGGAGATGGGGTTCATGCTTTGATTAATCCGGAGATTATCAGTCAGTCCGGGGAGGAAATTGATTATGAAGGCTGTCTGAGCCTCCCGGGCATCCGGGGGAAAGTCAAACGGCCTGCCCATGTTGTCGTAAGGGCTCTGGACCCG includes these proteins:
- the def gene encoding peptide deformylase; this translates as MALRKIRNYRKDDILRKKAKEVTKADDRVRLLISDMIDTMYHADGVGLAAPQVGILKRIVVIDVGDGVHALINPEIISQSGEEIDYEGCLSLPGIRGKVKRPAHVVVRALDPDGKETELRADGLLARAVCHETDHLDGILFIDKVLPETLEG